A stretch of DNA from Serinibacter arcticus:
CGTCGAGCAGCTCGCGCGCGCGGTCGCTCGTGACGCCGTAGACGAGCCGGTCGGGCTCGACCGTGTCGCGCACCGCGTAGCCCTCGCGCAGGAACTCGGGGTTCCAGGCCAGCTCGGCCCCCGTGCCCGACGCCTCCAGGCGCGCCGCGAGCCCGGCGGCCGTGCCGACGGGCACGGTGCTCTTCCCGACGACGAGATCGCCGGCGGCCAGGTGGGGCAGGAGGCCGTCGAAGGCCGCGTCCACGTGGGTCAGGTCGGCGGCGGTGGAGTCCTTGCGCTGCGGGGTCCCGACGGCGAGGAAGTGGACGCGCGCACCGGCGGCGTCCGCGATGTCGGTGGAGAACCGCAGCCGCCCGGTGGCGACGGACTCCGCCAGCAGCGGCCCGAGCCCGGGCTCGTAGAAGTGGGGTTCCGCGGCGGTGAGCGAGGCGATCTTGGCCGGGTCGACGTCGATGCCGACGACGTCGTGGCCGAGGCTCGTCATGGCGGCCGCGTGGACCGCGCCGAGGTAACCGCATCCGATGACGGACAGGCGCATCGCGTGTCTCCTTCAGGGTGGGGGGCGAGGGGGAGAGGCGTGGTGCGAAGCCCGCCCAGTCTGTGCGGTGGATCCGCCGAGGGGAAGTCCGCGGCCGTCGCGCGGGGGAGGATGGGGCCCGTGGAGGACGAGCGGGAGACGCGCGACGGCGGGGGCGTCGACGACGGGCGCGAGATCGGTGTCGGCCCGTGGCCCGGGGGCGAGGCGGCCTGGCCCGACGACCCGCGGTACGACCCCGAGCTGCTGGCGCAGGGCGACCGGCGCAACGTCGTGGACGCCTACCGCTACTGGCGGCTGGAGGCGATCGTCGCCGACCTCGACACCCGGCGCAGCCCGCTGCACGTGGCGATCGAGAACCTCGCCCACGACCTCAACATCGGGTCGATCGTGCGCACCGCGAACGCCTACAACGTGGCGGGCGTCCACGTCGTCGGGCGACGGCGGTGGAACCGTCGCGGGGCGATGGTCACCGACCGCTACCTGCACGTGCACCACCACCCCGACGCCGCGGCCTTCGCGGCCTGGGCGCGCGAGGCGGGGGTCGCCGTCGTCGGCATCGACAACGTGCCGGGGTCGACGGCGATCGAGACCGCCGGCCTGCCGCGCGCCGCGGTGCTGGTGTTCGGCTCCGAGGGCCCGGGTCTGAGCCCGGAGCTGCTGGCGGCGTGCGCGCAGCTCAGGCACATCACGCAGCACGGCTCGACCCGGTCGATCAACGCGGGGGCCGCGGCCGCCGTCGCCATGTACGCCTGGGCGAGCGAGCACCTGCCGCCGCCCGCCCCCTGAGCGCACGCGGGACGGACGTCCCGACGGGCCGGTCGCCGCATCTGACAGACTTGGCACGACCTGGTGAGTTCTTATCCCGAGGAGCAAACACGCATGCCCATCGCAACCCCTGAGGTTTACGCCGAGATGATCGACCGGGCCAAGGCCGGCTCGTTCGCCTACCCGGCGGTCAACATCACGTCCTCCCAGACCGTCACGGCGGCCATCCAGGGCTTCGCCGAGGCCGAGAGCGACGGGATCATCCAGGTCTCGGTCGGTGGCGCGGAGTACGCGTCCGGCTCGACGATCAAGGACCGCGTCTCCGGTTCGCTCGCGCTCGCCGCGTACGCGACCGAGGTCGCCAAGAACTACGGCGTGACCATCGCGCTGCACACGGACCACTGCGTCAAGAAGAACCTGGACTCCTGGGTCCGTCCGCTCCTGGCCCACGAGGCCGAGCAGGTCAAGCGCGGCGAGAACCCGACGTTCCAGTCCCACATGTTCGACGGCAGCGACATCCCGCTGGACGAGAACCTCGTGATCGCCGCCGAGCTCCTCGAGCTCTCTCAGGCTGCACGGACCATTCTCGAGATCGAGGTGGGCGTCGTCGGTGGTGAGGAGGACGGCCACGAGGCCGAGATCAACGA
This window harbors:
- the fbaA gene encoding class II fructose-bisphosphate aldolase, which encodes MPIATPEVYAEMIDRAKAGSFAYPAVNITSSQTVTAAIQGFAEAESDGIIQVSVGGAEYASGSTIKDRVSGSLALAAYATEVAKNYGVTIALHTDHCVKKNLDSWVRPLLAHEAEQVKRGENPTFQSHMFDGSDIPLDENLVIAAELLELSQAARTILEIEVGVVGGEEDGHEAEINDKLYTTPQDGLATVRALGAGEKGRYLTALTFGNVHGVYKPGAVKLRPAILKEIQDSVGAELGKANPFDLVFHGGSGSTAEEISEAVDNGVIKMNIDTDTQYAFTRPVVGHMFGNYDGVLKIDGEVGNKKAYDPRAWGKLAEAGMAARIVEACQQLRSAGHKL
- a CDS encoding TrmH family RNA methyltransferase, with protein sequence MGPVEDERETRDGGGVDDGREIGVGPWPGGEAAWPDDPRYDPELLAQGDRRNVVDAYRYWRLEAIVADLDTRRSPLHVAIENLAHDLNIGSIVRTANAYNVAGVHVVGRRRWNRRGAMVTDRYLHVHHHPDAAAFAAWAREAGVAVVGIDNVPGSTAIETAGLPRAAVLVFGSEGPGLSPELLAACAQLRHITQHGSTRSINAGAAAAVAMYAWASEHLPPPAP